From Methylomonas sp. EFPC3, a single genomic window includes:
- a CDS encoding PAS domain-containing protein — translation MKPGITPNNHEKKLGDEDFIVSKTDAAGRITYANRIFMEIAGYPEHELLGIQHNIIRHPDMPRGVFRFMWNTLKAGDEFFGFAKNLCADGGYYWVFANITPDYDRNGKLQGYYSVRRNPPRSALEVLIPIYREMLAIEKRSSAKDAPDLSLAYLLDQVKQTGAKHYNSLVLNLYKPNGV, via the coding sequence ATGAAACCCGGAATTACTCCCAACAATCATGAAAAAAAACTGGGCGACGAGGATTTTATCGTCTCCAAAACCGACGCTGCCGGGCGAATTACCTACGCCAACCGGATTTTCATGGAGATTGCCGGCTATCCGGAACACGAACTGCTCGGCATACAGCACAACATCATTCGCCATCCCGACATGCCGCGCGGTGTATTCCGATTTATGTGGAATACCTTGAAAGCCGGCGACGAGTTTTTCGGATTCGCTAAAAACCTGTGTGCCGACGGCGGTTATTATTGGGTGTTTGCCAACATCACGCCCGACTACGACCGTAACGGCAAGTTGCAAGGTTACTATTCGGTACGGCGCAATCCGCCGCGCTCGGCGTTGGAGGTGCTGATTCCGATTTACCGGGAAATGCTCGCCATCGAAAAGCGCAGCTCCGCCAAGGATGCCCCGGACTTATCGCTGGCGTACCTTCTGGATCAGGTCAAGCAAACCGGGGCTAAGCATTACAACAGTTTAGTGCTCAACCTGTACAAGCCTAACGGAGTTTAA
- a CDS encoding response regulator, with protein MTDPELSNLQVFLVEPSHTQQLIIIQYLQSFGISDIICVASGRELFQGLQHSRPDLVVSAMYLPDMTGVELVHALREDSASYEMAFLLISSETNIKYLEPIRQAGAIAILPKPFGREALRTALQSTLEYVHPEKLGLEHIDIEDLRVLLVDDSDFSLKYLTKVFNNIGVDQLTVAHDGKQGLQLFSQHYFDLIVTDYNMPEMDGLQLVEHIRNHPERGSTPVLMVTSEQNQSRLAAIEKSDVSAILDKPFEPASIKRLLINLLN; from the coding sequence ATGACCGATCCCGAGCTGTCGAATCTCCAAGTGTTTCTGGTGGAGCCGTCCCACACCCAACAGCTCATCATCATCCAATATTTACAGAGTTTCGGGATCAGCGACATCATTTGCGTTGCCAGCGGCCGGGAGTTGTTTCAGGGTTTGCAGCATAGCCGGCCCGATTTGGTGGTCAGTGCGATGTATTTGCCGGATATGACCGGTGTGGAATTGGTTCACGCCTTGCGCGAGGACAGTGCCTCCTACGAAATGGCCTTTTTGTTGATTTCCAGCGAGACCAATATCAAATACCTGGAGCCGATACGCCAAGCCGGTGCGATTGCGATTCTGCCCAAACCGTTCGGTCGCGAAGCCTTGCGTACGGCCTTGCAGTCCACGCTCGAATACGTGCATCCGGAAAAGCTCGGGCTGGAGCATATCGATATCGAAGACTTGCGGGTGCTGCTGGTCGACGACAGCGATTTTTCTTTGAAATATCTAACTAAGGTGTTTAACAACATCGGCGTTGACCAATTGACCGTTGCCCACGACGGCAAACAAGGCTTGCAGCTTTTCAGCCAGCACTATTTCGATCTGATTGTCACGGATTACAACATGCCGGAAATGGACGGCTTGCAATTGGTCGAACATATCCGCAACCATCCGGAGCGAGGCTCCACGCCGGTCCTGATGGTAACTAGCGAACAGAACCAAAGCCGGCTGGCCGCTATCGAAAAATCGGATGTGTCTGCCATTCTCGACAAGCCGTTCGAACCGGCGTCGATCAAGCGGTTGTTGATTAATCTGCTGAATTGA
- a CDS encoding HDOD domain-containing protein — protein MGGPQKAPANLEDWTELLRGQEMPIFSNTAHNIYAALDDRKKGAMELATVILQDPNLTAKVLKVGSSPYYNPSKQKMSTVSRAIVVLGAEIIRELTLACSFFEAILSTSDKNRANREIAKALHAAVQAKNLAVAVGDISPEEVFVAALLHNLGHVAFWCSSDPHSKQAHAKLEKCGLSGAEAEKKILGFSLRDLGKKLSKSWSLGGLIEEAIAKPDSADKRVQMVKLGHDICQALQAGPDSPLMTACLTKFSELTRLPLPEIRARIEKNTQEAALIARQFGADDASRFIKVDAVADEAPVEEPFDKKQLQFQILQDISSHISGQINLNQLFEMVLEGIHRGVEMDRTLFMLLSPDKQALNEKFSLGWRKPVPEQKLRILNSENSTNLFFNALRQTEGAWQFPEQHPGLYTPQIVQHIGRHECFVFPIRAENKMVGLIYCDHSIHGLPLTREDFIAANHFAKQAHIGLTLYCMKGH, from the coding sequence ATGGGCGGACCACAAAAAGCGCCGGCAAACCTGGAAGACTGGACGGAGCTGTTGCGCGGCCAGGAAATGCCGATTTTCTCCAACACCGCGCACAATATTTATGCGGCGTTGGATGATCGCAAGAAAGGGGCAATGGAGTTGGCGACGGTGATTCTGCAAGATCCCAACCTGACTGCCAAGGTGCTGAAAGTCGGTAGCAGCCCGTACTACAATCCGTCCAAGCAGAAGATGAGCACCGTTTCGCGGGCTATTGTCGTGTTGGGTGCCGAAATCATCCGCGAATTGACGCTGGCATGTTCGTTTTTCGAAGCGATTTTGTCGACCAGCGATAAAAATCGGGCCAACCGGGAGATCGCCAAGGCTCTGCATGCGGCGGTCCAGGCCAAGAATCTTGCGGTCGCCGTGGGCGATATTTCGCCGGAGGAGGTGTTTGTTGCGGCCCTGTTGCACAATCTCGGCCACGTCGCGTTTTGGTGTTCCAGCGATCCGCATTCCAAGCAGGCGCACGCGAAACTCGAAAAATGCGGTTTGAGCGGCGCGGAAGCCGAGAAAAAAATCCTCGGCTTTTCGTTGCGCGATCTCGGCAAAAAGCTCAGCAAGTCCTGGAGCCTGGGCGGATTGATCGAAGAAGCGATCGCCAAACCCGATTCTGCGGACAAACGGGTGCAGATGGTCAAGTTGGGTCACGATATCTGCCAAGCGTTGCAGGCCGGCCCGGATTCGCCGCTAATGACCGCTTGTCTGACTAAGTTCAGCGAGCTCACCCGGCTGCCGCTGCCGGAAATACGTGCCAGAATCGAGAAAAATACCCAGGAGGCGGCGCTGATCGCCCGCCAATTCGGTGCGGACGATGCGTCGCGCTTTATCAAAGTCGATGCGGTGGCCGACGAAGCGCCGGTCGAAGAACCGTTCGACAAGAAGCAATTGCAGTTTCAGATCCTGCAGGATATCAGCAGCCATATCAGCGGCCAAATCAACCTGAACCAGTTGTTCGAGATGGTGCTGGAAGGCATCCATCGCGGGGTGGAAATGGATAGGACCTTATTCATGCTGCTAAGTCCGGATAAACAGGCGCTGAACGAAAAATTTTCCTTGGGTTGGCGCAAACCGGTTCCGGAACAGAAGCTGCGGATTCTGAATTCGGAAAATTCCACCAATTTGTTTTTCAACGCCCTGCGCCAAACCGAAGGCGCCTGGCAATTTCCGGAGCAGCATCCCGGCCTTTATACCCCCCAAATCGTGCAGCATATCGGCCGTCACGAATGTTTTGTCTTTCCGATACGGGCCGAGAACAAGATGGTCGGTCTGATCTATTGCGACCACTCCATTCATGGGCTACCTTTAACCCGCGAAGATTTTATCGCCGCCAACCATTTCGCCAAGCAAGCTCATATCGGCTTGACTCTCTACTGTATGAAGGGCCATTAA
- a CDS encoding valine--tRNA ligase, whose product MDKTYSPHAIEQSWYKIWEENGYFAANRDGASYCIMIPPPNVTGSLHMGHAFQDTIMDALTRYHRMKGHNALWQPGTDHAGIATQMVVERIINADGKTRHDYGRDAFIEKVWEWKEQSGGTITRQLRRMGSSLDWDKERFTMDDGMSAAVQEVFIKLYEEGLIYRGKRLVNWDPVLHTAVSDLEVLSEEEAGSMWHMRYPLSNGTGHLIVATTRPETMLGDAAVAVHPDDERYKHLIGELVELPLTGRLIPIIADDYVDPEFGTGCVKITPAHDFNDYEVWSRHKQMNVIADQPHGGLINIFTVDAAIRPNDDGFAIIPETYIGLDRFEARKRIVADLDAQGLLEKIADHKLMVPRGDRTGAVIEPFLTNQWYVKIAPLAKPAIEAVETGAIKFVPDNWKNTYFEWMRNIQDWCISRQIWWGHRIPAWYDDKGNTYVGHSESEIRAKHGLADDYVLFQDEDVLDTWFSSALWPFSTLGWPDKTPELAAHYPTSVLVTGFDIIFFWVARMIMMGLKFMGDVPFKEVYIHGLVRDAEGQKMSKSKGNVLDPIDIIDGIELDALVEKRVSGMMQPHLAKKIEQATRKQFPDGIPSYGTDALRFTFASLASTGRDIRFDLQRTEGYRNFCNKLWNAARYVLMNTEGQDNGVDCAECRYSPADQWILSRLNRTIADTRSAIDSYRFDLAAQAIYEFTWNEYCDWYLELAKISLQSDDALLQRGTRQTLLRVLETVLRLAHPIMPFITEEIWQRVGPLAGVTAATIMLQPYPESDESAIDLVAETQVQWAMDFILGIRRIRGEMNIAPGKPLNVLLQNGSATDQANLKELESYLLKLGRLETIVWLNAGDNAPESAIALVGEMKILIPMAGLIDKDAELARLDKEIQRIEKELPRIEGKLGNAAFVDKAPPEVIAKEREKLAGLQSSLTNLKEQYAKIKAL is encoded by the coding sequence ATGGACAAAACCTATTCCCCGCACGCAATCGAACAAAGCTGGTACAAAATCTGGGAAGAAAACGGCTATTTCGCCGCCAACCGCGACGGTGCATCGTATTGCATCATGATCCCGCCGCCCAACGTAACCGGCAGCTTGCATATGGGACATGCGTTTCAGGACACCATCATGGATGCGCTGACCCGCTATCACCGGATGAAGGGCCATAACGCCTTGTGGCAACCGGGAACCGACCACGCCGGCATCGCCACCCAGATGGTGGTCGAACGCATCATCAATGCCGACGGCAAAACCCGCCACGATTACGGCCGCGACGCCTTCATCGAAAAAGTCTGGGAGTGGAAAGAACAATCCGGCGGCACCATCACCCGCCAGTTGCGCCGTATGGGTTCGTCGCTGGATTGGGACAAGGAACGCTTCACGATGGACGACGGCATGTCCGCTGCGGTGCAGGAAGTATTCATCAAATTGTACGAAGAGGGCCTGATTTACCGCGGCAAACGTTTGGTGAACTGGGACCCGGTGTTGCACACCGCGGTGTCCGATCTGGAAGTGTTGTCGGAAGAAGAAGCCGGCTCGATGTGGCACATGCGCTATCCGCTGTCCAATGGCACCGGCCACTTGATCGTGGCGACCACCCGACCGGAAACGATGCTCGGCGACGCGGCGGTGGCGGTGCATCCCGACGACGAACGCTACAAACACCTGATTGGCGAGCTGGTCGAACTGCCGTTGACCGGCCGCTTGATTCCGATCATCGCCGACGACTACGTCGATCCGGAATTCGGCACCGGCTGCGTCAAGATCACCCCGGCTCACGACTTCAACGACTACGAAGTCTGGTCGCGCCACAAGCAAATGAACGTGATCGCCGACCAACCGCACGGAGGCTTGATCAACATCTTTACCGTCGATGCGGCGATACGCCCGAATGATGATGGTTTTGCAATTATCCCGGAAACCTATATCGGCCTGGACCGCTTCGAAGCCCGCAAACGCATCGTCGCCGATCTGGATGCCCAAGGCCTATTGGAAAAAATCGCCGACCACAAATTGATGGTGCCGCGCGGCGACCGCACCGGCGCGGTGATCGAACCCTTCCTGACCAACCAGTGGTACGTCAAAATCGCCCCGCTAGCCAAGCCGGCGATCGAAGCGGTGGAAACCGGCGCGATCAAATTCGTGCCGGACAATTGGAAAAATACCTATTTCGAATGGATGCGCAACATCCAGGACTGGTGTATCTCCCGGCAAATCTGGTGGGGGCACCGCATTCCGGCTTGGTACGACGACAAGGGCAATACCTACGTCGGCCATTCCGAATCTGAAATCCGCGCCAAGCACGGCTTGGCGGACGACTATGTTTTATTCCAGGACGAAGACGTATTGGATACCTGGTTCTCGTCGGCGCTGTGGCCGTTCTCGACCTTGGGCTGGCCGGACAAAACCCCGGAATTGGCCGCGCATTACCCGACCAGCGTGCTGGTCACCGGCTTCGACATCATTTTCTTCTGGGTAGCGCGGATGATCATGATGGGCTTGAAATTCATGGGCGACGTGCCGTTCAAGGAAGTCTACATCCACGGCCTGGTGCGCGACGCCGAAGGCCAGAAGATGTCGAAGTCCAAGGGTAACGTGCTGGATCCGATCGACATCATCGACGGCATCGAGCTGGATGCGCTGGTGGAAAAACGCGTTTCCGGCATGATGCAGCCGCATCTGGCCAAGAAAATCGAACAAGCCACCCGCAAGCAGTTCCCGGACGGCATCCCGTCCTACGGTACCGATGCGCTGCGCTTTACTTTCGCCTCGCTGGCTTCGACCGGCCGCGACATCCGCTTCGACTTGCAGCGTACCGAGGGCTACCGCAACTTCTGCAACAAATTGTGGAACGCGGCGCGCTACGTGTTGATGAATACCGAAGGCCAGGATAACGGCGTCGATTGCGCCGAGTGCCGCTACAGCCCGGCCGATCAGTGGATTTTGTCCCGACTGAACCGCACCATCGCCGACACCCGCAGCGCCATCGACAGCTACCGCTTCGACCTGGCGGCACAGGCGATTTACGAATTCACCTGGAACGAGTACTGCGACTGGTATCTGGAGCTGGCGAAAATCTCGCTGCAAAGCGACGATGCACTGCTGCAACGCGGCACCCGCCAAACCTTGTTGCGAGTCCTGGAAACCGTGCTGCGGCTGGCGCATCCGATCATGCCGTTCATCACCGAGGAAATCTGGCAACGGGTCGGGCCATTGGCCGGCGTCACCGCGGCGACCATCATGTTGCAGCCTTACCCTGAGAGCGACGAAAGCGCTATCGACTTGGTCGCCGAAACGCAAGTGCAATGGGCGATGGACTTTATCCTCGGCATCCGCCGCATCCGCGGCGAGATGAATATCGCGCCGGGCAAACCCTTGAACGTGTTGCTGCAAAACGGCTCGGCGACCGACCAAGCCAATCTTAAAGAATTGGAAAGCTATCTTTTAAAGCTTGGCCGACTGGAAACCATCGTTTGGTTGAACGCCGGAGACAACGCGCCGGAATCGGCGATTGCGCTGGTCGGTGAGATGAAAATTCTGATTCCGATGGCCGGCTTGATCGACAAAGATGCCGAACTGGCAAGGCTGGACAAGGAAATTCAACGCATCGAAAAAGAATTGCCGCGCATCGAAGGCAAACTCGGCAACGCCGCGTTTGTTGACAAGGCGCCGCCTGAAGTCATTGCCAAGGAGCGCGAGAAACTGGCCGGTTTGCAATCCTCGTTGACCAATCTGAAGGAACAGTACGCCAAAATCAAAGCCTTGTAA
- a CDS encoding host attachment protein has translation MPVTRVIVTDSSRARFFNLTSRIEPMLELDGLTHAEGRMRGQNEVSDRQGGIAGGHGEGDHTFEAPTDLKHHEAEVFARQIADRLEQGRVGREFDKLVLVAPPEF, from the coding sequence ATGCCAGTCACCCGAGTCATTGTTACGGACAGCAGCAGAGCGCGTTTTTTCAACTTAACCAGTCGCATCGAGCCGATGCTCGAATTGGACGGTTTGACCCATGCCGAAGGCCGGATGCGCGGCCAGAACGAGGTCAGCGACCGTCAGGGCGGCATTGCCGGCGGACATGGCGAAGGCGACCATACCTTCGAGGCTCCTACCGATTTGAAACACCACGAAGCCGAGGTTTTCGCCAGGCAAATCGCCGACAGGTTGGAACAAGGGCGGGTCGGGCGCGAGTTCGACAAGTTGGTTCTGGTCGCGCCGCCTGAATTTTAG
- a CDS encoding MOSC domain-containing protein, whose product MDLRQICQRFATPGRIEAIILRPARGEPAVSVREAVAEPGRGLLGDRRSAAKKSGRQSSKREITLFQVEHLPLVAGWCGLDYLDPLRLRRNLLISGLNLVGMRSPFPDTQLEWIIGGEVRIRITGPCDPCSKMAAELGAGSYNALRGHGGMTATILAGGVIRIGDRVSLHAVRTLPGKTARPD is encoded by the coding sequence ATGGATCTGCGGCAAATCTGCCAACGCTTTGCCACGCCTGGCCGGATCGAAGCCATCATCCTGCGTCCGGCGCGCGGCGAACCGGCGGTTTCGGTCAGAGAGGCCGTCGCCGAACCCGGCCGCGGCTTGCTCGGCGACCGCCGCTCGGCCGCCAAAAAATCCGGACGACAATCGTCGAAACGCGAGATCACGCTATTTCAAGTCGAACACCTGCCGCTAGTCGCCGGCTGGTGCGGACTCGACTACCTGGACCCGCTCCGGCTACGGCGTAATCTGCTAATCTCCGGCTTGAATCTGGTCGGCATGCGTTCGCCGTTTCCGGATACGCAACTGGAATGGATCATCGGCGGCGAAGTCAGGATTCGAATCACCGGACCTTGCGACCCGTGCTCGAAAATGGCGGCGGAGTTGGGCGCAGGCAGTTACAACGCCTTGCGCGGCCACGGCGGCATGACTGCGACAATCTTAGCCGGCGGCGTGATCCGAATCGGCGACCGCGTCAGTTTGCACGCAGTCAGAACGCTGCCCGGAAAAACCGCCCGCCCGGATTGA
- a CDS encoding YqaA family protein yields MQFESWGLLGLFASAFISSTVAPGGSEAVLAYLVSQQHIPVISLVAVATVGNTLGALTTWWLGLWAAGKYPAETVLSSERQRSLRAVRRWGSWALLFSWLPLVGDGLCFAAGWLRLSWFSSLLAIFFGKVLRYLAVAYAFI; encoded by the coding sequence ATGCAATTCGAATCCTGGGGCCTGTTGGGCTTGTTCGCCAGCGCGTTTATTTCGTCGACGGTCGCGCCTGGCGGTTCCGAAGCGGTGTTGGCTTACTTGGTCAGCCAGCAGCACATTCCGGTAATCTCGCTGGTGGCCGTCGCCACAGTCGGCAATACCCTGGGGGCACTGACCACCTGGTGGCTTGGATTGTGGGCGGCCGGCAAATATCCGGCCGAGACTGTGTTGTCTAGCGAGCGGCAGCGTTCGTTGCGCGCCGTGCGCCGCTGGGGCAGTTGGGCTTTGTTGTTCTCCTGGTTGCCGCTGGTCGGCGACGGCTTGTGTTTCGCGGCGGGATGGTTGCGTTTGTCCTGGTTTTCTTCGCTGCTGGCGATCTTTTTCGGTAAAGTGTTACGTTACCTCGCCGTGGCTTACGCCTTTATTTGA
- a CDS encoding copper oxidase — translation MVKFLSLASLVCALSVSTVSAKEVQDHNQMMNHGDGHLMDMDGAMVMGQNTDTLPGGCEKIAATKEITVRAGHKYSEKFPGTMFAFDQQEYQFEPCTKLTVHFINEDEIRHQWMMHGLPKYLYPKGMFHLEVSGPGKVSGTLILPPGDKTYLVHCDIAQHMEKGMKGQLKVGKGGEDLPSIPGVTASIFPDDYSGKPYDPKVDAPVTSAPVAAQPAAAKAVSAPVQSDDSIVSGVTVIGLAIGLIAAPWLAKRFAGMSAGEIVATILEQSAHLVGLVVQLISKLVKMVSGKNAIALPDK, via the coding sequence ATGGTCAAATTTCTTTCACTAGCTTCTTTAGTCTGCGCTCTGTCGGTCTCGACTGTGTCTGCAAAGGAGGTTCAGGATCATAATCAGATGATGAACCACGGCGACGGACATTTGATGGATATGGACGGTGCGATGGTGATGGGCCAAAACACCGACACCCTGCCGGGCGGATGTGAAAAAATCGCCGCCACCAAGGAAATCACCGTGCGGGCCGGACACAAGTATTCGGAAAAATTTCCCGGCACCATGTTCGCGTTCGACCAGCAGGAATACCAGTTCGAGCCTTGCACCAAGCTGACCGTGCATTTCATCAACGAAGACGAAATACGCCACCAATGGATGATGCATGGCCTGCCCAAGTATTTATACCCAAAAGGCATGTTCCATCTGGAAGTCAGCGGACCGGGTAAAGTGTCCGGCACCCTGATCTTGCCGCCGGGCGATAAAACCTATTTGGTTCACTGCGATATCGCTCAGCACATGGAAAAAGGCATGAAAGGCCAGTTAAAGGTCGGTAAAGGCGGTGAAGATTTGCCGAGCATTCCGGGTGTCACCGCAAGCATTTTTCCAGACGATTACAGCGGTAAGCCTTACGATCCAAAGGTCGACGCTCCGGTCACTTCAGCGCCGGTTGCGGCGCAACCGGCGGCGGCCAAAGCCGTTTCGGCTCCGGTTCAGTCTGACGATTCAATCGTTTCCGGCGTTACCGTGATCGGCCTGGCCATCGGCTTGATTGCCGCACCTTGGTTGGCAAAGCGCTTTGCCGGCATGAGTGCCGGGGAAATCGTCGCGACGATTCTGGAGCAATCGGCGCATCTGGTTGGCTTGGTTGTGCAACTGATCAGTAAACTGGTGAAAATGGTTTCCGGTAAAAACGCTATCGCTCTGCCGGACAAATAA
- the pgi gene encoding glucose-6-phosphate isomerase, with amino-acid sequence MSKLVDSAEWNAVKQHHREIAGKFCMKDAFDKDPKRFDKFSITFNDLLFDYSKNLITDRTLPLLIELANRAQLSEKTEAMFSGSIINTTEKRAVLHTALRNRSNKPIYFRGQDVMPEINQVLARMRVFTEQVRSGAWTGYTGKTITDIVNIGIGGSDLGPKMVDTALAPYGKEGLKAHFVSNVDQTDIVETLKPLNPETTLFLISSKTFTTQETMTNARSARDWFLRAAQEQGHMSKHFVAISTNEAKVKEFGIDLENMYEFWDWVGGRYSLWSVIGMSIALYIGMDNFEELLMGAHLADEHFRSAPFEQNIPVIMGLLGIWYNNFFEAETYAILPYAQSLKYFADYFQQGDMESNGKSATINGEKVDYNTGPIIWGQPGTNGQHAFFQLIHQGTKLIPGDFLAAAQSHYDLPDHHDILISNFLAQAEALMRGKTEAEVRHDLSHEPNLDDALIASKIFEGNKPSNAFLFKKLTPRTLGMLIAFYEHKIFVQGVVWNINSFDQMGVELGKVLAKAILPQLKNDETVTDHDSSTNGLINAYKRLRK; translated from the coding sequence ATGTCCAAATTAGTAGACTCTGCCGAATGGAACGCCGTCAAGCAACACCACCGCGAGATTGCCGGCAAATTTTGCATGAAGGATGCCTTCGACAAAGATCCCAAGCGATTCGACAAGTTTTCGATAACCTTCAACGATCTGTTATTCGACTACTCAAAAAATCTGATCACCGATCGGACTCTGCCGCTGTTGATCGAATTGGCCAACCGCGCCCAGCTCTCGGAAAAGACCGAAGCCATGTTTTCCGGTTCCATCATTAATACCACGGAAAAACGCGCCGTGTTGCATACCGCATTACGCAACCGCAGCAACAAGCCGATTTATTTCCGCGGCCAGGACGTCATGCCGGAAATCAACCAGGTGCTGGCCAGAATGCGGGTGTTTACCGAACAAGTCCGTTCCGGCGCCTGGACCGGTTACACCGGCAAAACCATCACCGACATCGTCAATATCGGTATTGGCGGTTCCGACTTGGGGCCGAAAATGGTCGATACTGCCTTGGCTCCTTACGGCAAGGAAGGCCTGAAAGCGCATTTCGTATCCAACGTCGACCAGACCGACATCGTCGAAACCCTAAAACCATTGAACCCGGAAACCACGCTGTTTTTGATTTCCTCGAAAACCTTCACCACCCAGGAGACCATGACCAACGCCCGCTCGGCCCGCGACTGGTTCCTGAGAGCGGCGCAAGAGCAGGGACACATGTCCAAACACTTTGTCGCGATTTCCACCAACGAGGCCAAAGTCAAGGAATTTGGCATCGACCTGGAAAACATGTACGAGTTCTGGGACTGGGTCGGTGGCCGTTACTCGTTATGGTCGGTGATCGGCATGTCGATCGCGCTGTACATCGGCATGGATAATTTCGAAGAACTGCTGATGGGCGCGCATCTGGCCGACGAACACTTCCGTAGTGCGCCGTTCGAGCAAAACATCCCGGTGATCATGGGCCTGCTCGGCATCTGGTACAACAACTTCTTCGAAGCCGAAACCTACGCGATTCTGCCGTATGCGCAATCCTTGAAATACTTCGCCGACTATTTCCAGCAAGGCGACATGGAAAGCAACGGCAAAAGCGCGACGATCAACGGCGAAAAGGTGGATTACAACACCGGACCGATCATCTGGGGCCAACCCGGCACCAACGGCCAGCACGCCTTTTTCCAGTTGATCCACCAAGGTACCAAACTGATCCCCGGCGATTTTCTGGCGGCGGCGCAAAGCCATTACGACCTCCCCGACCACCACGATATCTTGATCTCCAACTTTCTGGCCCAGGCCGAAGCCTTGATGCGCGGCAAAACCGAAGCCGAAGTGCGCCACGATTTAAGCCACGAGCCCAACCTGGACGACGCCTTGATCGCTTCGAAGATATTCGAAGGCAACAAGCCGTCCAACGCCTTCCTGTTCAAAAAACTGACGCCGCGCACACTGGGCATGCTGATCGCGTTTTACGAGCATAAAATCTTCGTCCAGGGCGTCGTCTGGAACATCAATTCCTTCGACCAGATGGGGGTTGAATTGGGTAAAGTGCTAGCCAAGGCCATTTTGCCGCAATTGAAAAACGACGAAACGGTGACCGACCACGACAGCTCTACCAACGGTCTGATCAACGCTTACAAACGGTTGCGCAAGTAA
- a CDS encoding helix-turn-helix transcriptional regulator — protein MKQSHALAYLRQICCSGLSRELAIGEFLKTLPLVVPSNSNTFSVGDSQLRPVYHIAGFELADMAATAPEIIAAYHTPERQRRANVWFASHPCIGDPRVMEQGFYATDLYHLIYRRFDMHHVLWLPLPLDGGAAGVLGLYRPQHQKPFDGRDQTRALSLLPYLAHAFRAGNDSNFQLGPPCSSGMLVMDTQGKTVFQSPEATRLLELARYPRLLRDMRGQDRLLAKLAELCRNLLGIYRGEDAPPPSFSHQAATGQYLFKAYWLNGCGDQPERLIGVTVEYRQPLTLKLLRALRDQPLSPAQREVALLLAQGEPFEKIGQRLHIKMTTVRDHIGKIYNKLNIHQREELLPKLLAASASASEQLYPAETERFR, from the coding sequence ATGAAACAAAGCCACGCTTTAGCTTATTTGCGCCAAATCTGTTGCTCAGGCTTGAGCCGTGAGCTCGCGATCGGCGAATTTCTCAAAACCTTGCCGCTGGTAGTGCCGTCGAACAGCAATACCTTTTCGGTCGGCGACAGCCAATTGAGACCGGTCTACCACATAGCCGGATTCGAATTGGCCGACATGGCGGCCACGGCTCCGGAAATTATCGCCGCCTACCATACTCCCGAGCGCCAACGACGCGCCAACGTCTGGTTCGCCTCTCATCCCTGCATCGGCGACCCCAGGGTGATGGAACAAGGATTTTATGCGACCGATCTTTACCACCTGATCTACCGCAGATTCGATATGCATCACGTGCTGTGGCTGCCGCTCCCGTTGGACGGCGGCGCAGCCGGAGTACTTGGGCTTTACCGGCCGCAGCATCAGAAACCGTTCGACGGCCGCGACCAGACCCGGGCGCTGAGTTTATTGCCCTATCTGGCGCATGCCTTCCGCGCCGGTAACGACAGCAATTTCCAGCTCGGCCCGCCTTGCAGCTCCGGAATGTTGGTGATGGACACTCAAGGCAAGACCGTATTCCAAAGCCCGGAGGCGACGCGGCTCTTGGAGCTCGCCCGCTACCCCAGGTTACTGCGCGATATGCGCGGTCAGGACCGCCTGCTGGCCAAACTCGCCGAACTATGCCGCAATCTGCTCGGCATCTACCGCGGCGAAGATGCGCCGCCACCGTCATTCAGCCATCAAGCCGCCACCGGCCAATATCTGTTCAAAGCCTATTGGCTGAACGGTTGCGGCGACCAGCCGGAGCGCCTGATCGGCGTGACGGTAGAGTATCGCCAGCCTTTGACGCTGAAACTGCTCAGAGCTCTCCGCGACCAACCGCTGTCGCCCGCCCAGCGCGAAGTGGCGCTGCTATTGGCCCAGGGCGAACCGTTCGAAAAGATTGGCCAACGCCTGCATATCAAAATGACCACCGTCAGGGACCACATCGGCAAAATCTACAACAAACTCAATATTCACCAGCGGGAAGAATTACTGCCTAAGCTGCTGGCGGCCTCCGCAAGCGCTAGCGAACAACTCTACCCGGCCGAAACGGAGCGGTTTCGATGA